The following are from one region of the Odontesthes bonariensis isolate fOdoBon6 chromosome 12, fOdoBon6.hap1, whole genome shotgun sequence genome:
- the LOC142396052 gene encoding trace amine-associated receptor 13c-like → MISSFLQSFMMNRAELCFPQLLNSSCRKTSRPQSVSILIYIILCCISLLTVTLNLLVIISISHFRQLHTPTNLLLLSLAVSDFILGFFMASQIMLIDDCWYLGDLPCVMYWVVTVTITSVSVGTMVLISVDRYVAICDPLHYPTKVTSKRVHICVSLCWISSFTYVVVILRDTLKQPGRFNSCSGECVIYLGFIENVADLFITFISPISIIVFLYFRVFVVVVSQVRAMRSHIGAAILQRSEKTIIKKSELKAAVTLGIVVLVFLSCIFPFYCVTITSKSASLKASSMSFAVCMFYMNSCVNPLIYALFYPWFTKSIKLIVTFRVLKRGSRDFNVHRRDAQEGQQ, encoded by the exons ATGATCAGCTCTTTCCTTCAGTCCTTCATGATGAACAGAGCTGAACTCTGCTTTCCACAACTCCTCAACTCCTCCTGCAGGAAGACCAGCCGTCCTCAGTCAGTTTCCATCCTCATTTACATCATACTGTGCTGCATCTCTCTGCTCACCGTGACTCTTAACCTGCTGGTCATCATCTCCATCTCACACTTCAG GCAGCTCCACACACCCAccaacctcctcctcctctctctggctGTCTCAGATTTTATCTTGGGTTTTTTCATGGCCAGTCAGATCATGTTAATAGACGATTGTTGGTATCTTGGTGACCTGCCGTGTGTCATGTATTGGGTTGTGACCGTAACAATTACATCCGTCTCCGTAGGAACCATGGTGCTCATATCAGTTGATCGTTATGTAGCGATTTGTGATCCCCTTCATTATCCGACCAAAGTCACCTCAAAGAGAGTTCATATCTGCGTTTCTCTCTGTTGGATCTCTTCTTTCACCTACGTTGTTGTGATTTTGAGAGACACCCTTAAACAACCAGGCAGGTTTAATTCCTGCTCTGGAGAATGTGTGATTTATTTGGGCTTCATTGAAAATGTTGCAGATCTATTTATAACCTTCATCTCTCCCATTTCCATCATCGTATTTCTGTATTTCAGAGTATTTGTGGTGGTTGTGTCTCAGGTTCGGGCCATGCGCTCTCACATCGGAGCTGCCATACTGCAGCGTTCAGAGAAAACAATCATTAAGAAATCTGAGCTGAAAGCAGCCGTGACTCTGGGGATTGTTGTTCTCGTTTTCCTGTCATGTATCTTCCCATTTTACTGTGTCACGATTACAAGTAAAAGTGCCTCCCTCAAGGCTTCCTCTATGTCTTTTGCAGTGTGCATGTTCTATATGAACTCTTGTGTCAATCCTCTGATCTATGCACTTTTCTACCCCTGGTTTACAAAATCTATTAAACTTATTGTCACATTTCGAGTGTTAAAGCGCGGCTCCCGTGATTTCAACGTACACCGAAGGGACGCTCAGGAAGGACAGCAATAA